A single window of Irregularibacter muris DNA harbors:
- a CDS encoding ABC transporter ATP-binding protein: MLNVKKVSKIYQGKVACRALSDIDLTVEDNEFVGIMGPSGSGKTTLLNMIATIDEPTTGEILINGKNPHHLKKDNLAKFRRRELGFVFQDFNLLHTLTIEENMVLPLTLDGKKVKEMKEKAKKIAENLGITEIMNKRTYEISGGQAQRAAVARAMIHSPKLLLADEPTGNLDSKSSKDVMEMLESINRTEQTTMLLVTHDPQAASYCNRVVFIRDGKFYSEIHRGDNRQAFFQKIIDTLSLMGGDFNDFS, from the coding sequence ATGCTAAATGTGAAGAAAGTAAGTAAAATATACCAAGGGAAAGTCGCCTGTCGTGCTTTGTCAGATATTGATTTAACTGTGGAAGACAATGAATTTGTTGGTATTATGGGGCCTTCTGGAAGTGGAAAAACCACATTGCTAAATATGATTGCTACCATTGATGAGCCGACGACAGGTGAGATTTTAATCAATGGGAAGAATCCTCATCATCTCAAGAAAGATAATCTGGCAAAATTTCGTCGCAGAGAATTAGGCTTTGTTTTTCAAGATTTTAATTTACTGCACACTTTAACGATAGAAGAAAATATGGTATTGCCTCTAACCCTTGATGGAAAGAAAGTAAAGGAAATGAAAGAGAAGGCAAAGAAAATTGCCGAAAATCTGGGGATTACAGAAATTATGAATAAACGAACCTATGAAATCTCTGGCGGTCAAGCACAAAGGGCGGCCGTTGCAAGAGCAATGATTCATTCTCCTAAATTACTTCTGGCAGATGAGCCCACAGGCAATCTGGATTCTAAATCATCAAAAGATGTTATGGAAATGTTAGAGTCCATTAACCGGACGGAACAGACAACCATGCTACTGGTAACCCACGATCCACAAGCTGCCAGCTATTGCAATCGCGTGGTATTTATTCGTGACGGAAAGTTTTATTCGGAAATTCATCGAGGAGATAATCGACAAGCCTTTTTCCAAAAAATTATTGATACACTCTCTTTAATGGGAGGGGATTTCAATGACTTTTCGTAA
- a CDS encoding ABC transporter permease, protein MTFRKFAFNNVIRNKRLYAAYFLASLFTVMVFFTFSIFASHPQLTGDDMNSYVSFGMNVAAGIIYVFSFFFVLYSMSSFLQSRKKEFGLLMMQGMSMKQIRSMVFLENMFIGFLATISGIGLGLVFAKGILLIAENVLIIKNRLPFYFPTQAILLTFGCFIVLFFLISLFVSYILRSRKLIDLIKGDKKSKGEPKANIFLTLLAIVLLGVGYSVALTVNGLGVIAAMVPVILVVIIGTYFLFTQLSVFIIRRLKKRKGFFWNKTNMILLSDLAFRMKDNARTFFLVAIISTVAFSAIGTLYGFQSYITAGMKQSSPYTMSYTQWDDKNDGHPAQIEEALQDIPMELEKEEMLLHYYQRMDDSEVLIVKASDYNRFARLSNGEILDIRDGEPVLANREAVIMGEDPNKDEANILKDALLELKDGTRIEPVEVVESNALPGGASYHIVSDRDFENLPAAVNQFNFYAWQEVNGKTIPLELSEAFFDEFPQSQIIIPSFLEYQINKAYGPILFVGLFIGVVFFVSAGSFLYFRLYSDVDEDKRKFQAITKIGLTEKELKKVINRQTLLLFFAPIVVALIHGAVALTALSHLFYYNLFKESAMVLSIFLVIQIIYFFIVRFYYTRQIKMTLR, encoded by the coding sequence ATGACTTTTCGTAAATTTGCCTTTAACAATGTAATTCGGAACAAACGATTATACGCTGCTTATTTCCTGGCTAGTCTTTTTACGGTGATGGTGTTTTTTACCTTTTCTATTTTTGCTTCTCACCCGCAATTGACCGGTGATGATATGAATTCCTATGTAAGTTTTGGAATGAATGTTGCAGCGGGAATTATCTATGTATTTTCTTTTTTCTTTGTACTCTATTCCATGAGTTCTTTTCTCCAATCCCGAAAAAAAGAATTTGGATTGTTGATGATGCAGGGAATGAGTATGAAACAAATTCGCTCGATGGTTTTCTTGGAAAATATGTTTATTGGATTTTTAGCCACCATTAGCGGTATCGGCTTGGGTCTAGTCTTTGCCAAAGGAATTTTACTGATTGCTGAGAATGTACTCATTATCAAAAATAGGTTACCCTTCTATTTTCCAACACAAGCCATTTTGTTGACCTTTGGCTGCTTTATTGTACTATTTTTCCTGATATCTTTATTCGTGTCTTATATCTTAAGAAGCCGAAAATTAATTGATTTAATCAAAGGAGATAAAAAATCAAAGGGAGAACCAAAGGCAAATATCTTTTTAACCCTACTGGCTATTGTTTTACTAGGAGTAGGATATAGCGTTGCATTGACGGTCAATGGTTTAGGGGTTATTGCAGCGATGGTTCCTGTTATATTGGTAGTCATTATTGGCACCTACTTCTTATTTACACAATTAAGTGTATTTATTATCCGTCGCTTAAAGAAACGAAAGGGGTTTTTCTGGAATAAAACCAATATGATTTTATTATCAGACCTTGCTTTCCGTATGAAAGATAATGCAAGAACCTTTTTCCTTGTTGCGATTATTTCCACAGTTGCTTTTAGTGCAATTGGCACCTTATACGGCTTTCAATCCTATATTACTGCCGGAATGAAACAGTCGTCCCCTTATACAATGTCCTATACCCAATGGGATGACAAGAATGATGGCCATCCTGCACAAATAGAAGAAGCATTACAAGACATTCCGATGGAATTGGAAAAGGAAGAGATGCTATTACACTATTATCAAAGGATGGATGACTCCGAAGTTCTTATTGTCAAAGCATCGGACTACAACCGATTTGCAAGATTAAGCAATGGAGAAATCCTTGATATAAGAGACGGAGAACCTGTATTAGCGAATAGAGAAGCGGTAATAATGGGTGAAGATCCAAATAAAGATGAAGCGAATATCCTAAAAGATGCTTTACTCGAACTAAAAGACGGTACTAGAATAGAGCCAGTAGAAGTGGTAGAATCTAATGCATTGCCTGGTGGAGCTTCATATCATATTGTTTCTGACCGTGATTTTGAAAACTTGCCTGCTGCCGTAAATCAATTCAACTTCTATGCATGGCAGGAGGTCAATGGAAAAACCATTCCACTGGAGTTATCCGAGGCATTCTTTGATGAATTCCCTCAATCCCAAATAATCATTCCTAGTTTCCTAGAATATCAAATCAATAAAGCATATGGGCCAATTCTGTTTGTAGGTTTATTTATCGGTGTTGTCTTCTTCGTATCAGCAGGAAGTTTTCTGTATTTCCGATTGTACTCAGATGTCGATGAAGATAAGCGAAAATTCCAAGCAATCACAAAAATAGGATTAACCGAAAAGGAATTGAAGAAAGTCATAAATAGGCAAACGCTGCTTCTTTTCTTTGCACCAATTGTAGTAGCATTGATTCATGGTGCAGTAGCACTCACTGCATTATCCCACCTATTTTACTACAACCTGTTTAAAGAATCCGCGATGGTTCTAAGTATCTTTTTAGTCATTCAAATAATCTATTTCTTCATTGTTCGTTTTTACTATACAAGACAAATAAAAATGACCTTGCGGTAG